In Treponema primitia ZAS-2, a genomic segment contains:
- a CDS encoding type I restriction-modification system subunit M: MITGAIKNKVDKIWTDIWAGGITNPITVIEQLTYLMFIRSLDEKELENEQFENTAKVKMDKIFPRSKEGQSMRWSKFKEQDPREIFDIISQRVFPFIKKLQGKEETAFSRYMEDAMFLIPTPQVLQKIVTGLDDLYQNDLAGLDMQGDLYEYMLGKLSTAGQNGQFRTPKHIREMMVQLMAPTPNDLICDPACGTAGFLVSAAEYIRTHYESKMTTKQWNLFAGDMFTGFDTDHTMLRLSAMNLMLHSITHPQVEYKDSVSKQNKIAGTYDIVLANPPFKGTVDEESINDNLKAATNTKKTELLFIALFLRLLKKGGRCACIVPDGVLFGSSNAHTALRKELVENHQLGGVISMPSGVFKPYAGVSTAVLVFTKTGAGGTDKVWFYDMQADGFSLDDKRSSINNNDIPDIVTRFHALDKESKRKRTDKSFLVPKKEIVDNGYDLSINKYKKTITKAVEYPPTSEIMAGLFDLEKNIAKGLKELEAMLK, encoded by the coding sequence ATGATAACAGGCGCGATTAAGAACAAAGTCGATAAAATCTGGACCGATATTTGGGCCGGCGGCATAACCAACCCCATAACCGTCATCGAGCAGCTTACCTATCTCATGTTCATCCGTTCCCTGGACGAAAAAGAGCTGGAGAACGAGCAGTTCGAAAACACTGCCAAAGTGAAGATGGACAAAATCTTTCCCCGGTCAAAAGAAGGCCAGTCCATGCGTTGGAGCAAGTTCAAGGAACAGGACCCCCGTGAAATCTTCGACATCATCTCCCAGCGGGTCTTCCCTTTTATCAAAAAATTGCAGGGTAAAGAGGAAACCGCCTTCTCCCGCTATATGGAAGATGCCATGTTTCTTATCCCCACCCCCCAGGTACTGCAAAAAATCGTCACCGGCCTGGACGATCTCTATCAGAATGACCTCGCCGGTCTGGACATGCAAGGCGACCTTTATGAGTATATGCTGGGCAAACTTTCAACCGCCGGTCAGAATGGCCAATTCCGTACCCCCAAGCATATCCGTGAAATGATGGTCCAGCTAATGGCGCCCACCCCCAATGATCTAATATGCGATCCCGCCTGTGGGACCGCCGGCTTTCTGGTGTCCGCTGCCGAATATATCCGCACCCACTATGAATCGAAGATGACCACCAAGCAATGGAATTTGTTCGCCGGTGACATGTTTACCGGTTTTGATACCGACCATACCATGCTCCGCCTATCAGCCATGAACCTCATGCTCCACTCCATCACCCACCCGCAAGTGGAATATAAGGATAGCGTTTCAAAGCAGAATAAGATCGCCGGTACATATGATATCGTACTCGCCAATCCGCCGTTTAAGGGAACCGTGGATGAGGAAAGTATCAATGATAATCTAAAGGCAGCGACCAACACAAAAAAAACAGAGCTTCTGTTTATCGCCCTTTTCCTCAGGCTGCTGAAAAAAGGCGGGCGCTGCGCCTGCATCGTACCCGATGGCGTTTTGTTTGGCTCCTCCAACGCCCACACCGCGCTCCGCAAGGAGCTTGTGGAAAACCATCAGCTTGGGGGGGTAATCTCCATGCCCTCCGGAGTGTTCAAACCCTATGCCGGAGTTTCGACCGCCGTACTGGTGTTTACCAAAACAGGCGCAGGCGGAACCGATAAAGTCTGGTTCTACGATATGCAGGCCGATGGTTTCTCCCTGGACGATAAGCGCAGCAGCATAAACAATAACGACATACCAGACATCGTAACACGCTTCCACGCGCTTGATAAAGAAAGCAAGCGAAAACGCACCGACAAGTCCTTCCTAGTACCAAAAAAGGAGATTGTAGATAACGGATACGACTTAAGCATCAACAAATACAAAAAGACGATTACAAAAGCGGTTGAATACCCGCCTACAAGCGAAATTATGGCAGGTTTGTTTGACTTGGAAAAAAACATAGCCAAAGGACTAAAAGAGTTGGAGGCGATGCTGAAATGA
- a CDS encoding DUF3791 domain-containing protein: MIHCAEKEMDFCIFLIHKLAESWGKSTPEAYKIISDSNILDEYIIPCFDTLHTLGAEYLVEDVTEFVREKGVAL, encoded by the coding sequence ATGATCCATTGCGCAGAAAAAGAAATGGATTTTTGTATTTTTCTCATTCACAAACTTGCAGAATCCTGGGGCAAATCCACGCCGGAGGCTTATAAAATAATTTCGGACTCAAATATTCTGGATGAGTATATTATCCCCTGTTTCGATACGCTACACACCCTTGGCGCCGAATATTTAGTAGAAGATGTGACCGAATTCGTCCGTGAAAAGGGTGTAGCACTATGA
- a CDS encoding DUF3990 domain-containing protein, with protein MKVYHGSSAVVNKPDIKFSRKNLDFGKGFYVTSYQEQAENWAKRKALRKGTAPIVSAYTLNEDFDRFQILRFEQDNKAWIDFVCACRSGKDIYRNYDIIIGSVANDKVYTAVDMYYRGIWDIERTLSEIKYYKMNDQYCLITQQFIDAKLLFIDSYEVAL; from the coding sequence ATGAAAGTATATCACGGGTCATCAGCCGTGGTGAATAAACCAGATATAAAATTCTCCAGGAAAAATCTTGATTTTGGAAAAGGTTTCTATGTGACTTCATACCAGGAACAAGCAGAAAATTGGGCGAAACGAAAGGCTCTGCGGAAAGGAACGGCGCCTATTGTAAGTGCATATACCTTAAATGAAGATTTTGATAGGTTTCAAATTCTGCGATTTGAGCAGGATAATAAAGCTTGGATTGACTTTGTATGTGCCTGTAGAAGTGGCAAAGATATATACCGGAACTATGATATTATCATTGGGAGTGTGGCAAATGACAAAGTATATACCGCAGTCGATATGTATTATCGGGGAATATGGGATATTGAGCGAACGCTTTCTGAAATAAAATATTATAAAATGAATGATCAATACTGCCTCATTACGCAGCAATTCATTGATGCAAAATTGTTGTTTATTGATTCCTATGAGGTTGCCCTATGA
- a CDS encoding restriction endonuclease subunit S: MSKWEKVRLGDLTKIKTGKLDANASSNDGEYPFFTCSKEPLKISSYSYDCECVLVAGNGDLNVKYYNGKFDAYQRTYIIESIDKNKLFVPYLYLYLSDYVDTLRGLSIGGVIKYIKLGNLTDAAIPIPPLNTQKQIVAILDKANLLIESRKQQLAQLDLLVKSRFVEMFGDPVTNPMGWDVKKLKNLYKVRSSKRIYQNEQVSEGIRFLRVSDLVRKILDGIDSCDLYISEEQYMRFLDSGLVPKAEDILVTSRGTLGLCYIVQPSDRFYFQDGMISWLEKQGIEIESIYVYYLFGTYGFRQQMEQLPTGTTVSYLSLETLGNLEIMVPPLPIQNAFAAFVHQVDKSKFEIQKGLKQMEIQYNALMQQYFG; encoded by the coding sequence ATGAGTAAATGGGAAAAAGTACGATTGGGAGATTTAACCAAAATAAAAACTGGTAAATTGGATGCTAATGCCAGTTCCAATGATGGGGAATACCCTTTTTTTACGTGCTCAAAAGAGCCATTAAAAATATCTTCATACAGCTATGATTGCGAATGTGTTTTAGTCGCAGGCAATGGCGATTTAAATGTAAAATACTATAATGGAAAATTTGACGCTTATCAACGAACCTATATTATCGAAAGTATCGATAAAAATAAACTTTTTGTCCCATACCTATATTTATATTTAAGTGACTATGTTGATACACTACGTGGATTATCAATAGGTGGTGTTATAAAGTACATAAAATTAGGTAATTTAACAGATGCAGCTATACCAATCCCACCATTGAACACGCAAAAACAGATCGTCGCTATACTAGACAAAGCAAATCTTCTGATTGAATCACGCAAACAACAGCTTGCACAGCTTGACCTACTGGTCAAATCCCGGTTTGTCGAGATGTTTGGGGACCCGGTGACTAACCCGATGGGGTGGGATGTTAAAAAATTGAAAAATTTATATAAGGTAAGATCCAGTAAACGTATTTATCAGAATGAACAAGTATCCGAGGGTATACGATTTTTACGGGTATCGGACTTAGTACGAAAAATCCTTGACGGCATTGATTCTTGTGATCTCTATATTTCCGAAGAACAGTATATGCGTTTTTTGGATAGTGGACTTGTACCTAAAGCAGAAGATATTTTAGTTACATCAAGGGGAACTTTGGGATTGTGCTATATAGTTCAGCCGTCTGATAGATTTTATTTTCAAGATGGGATGATAAGTTGGCTTGAAAAGCAAGGAATTGAAATTGAATCAATATACGTTTATTACCTGTTTGGAACATATGGGTTCAGGCAACAAATGGAACAATTACCAACAGGCACAACAGTGAGTTACTTGTCTTTAGAAACTCTAGGTAATTTGGAAATAATGGTCCCCCCTCTCCCCATCCAAAATGCCTTCGCTGCCTTCGTCCACCAAGTCGACAAATCGAAATTTGAAATACAAAAGGGACTAAAACAGATGGAAATTCAGTATAATGCCCTTATGCAGCAGTATTTCGGTTAA
- the xerA gene encoding site-specific tyrosine recombinase/integron integrase, whose amino-acid sequence MKEALIIEIEQGMITVLDNAQMEHLHKVLIHCLYNVTVTKNTGNPVQEEQPNEVMLDSFLASKRVEGCSEKSLKYYRSTIQNMLNSASKTVKHMTTDDLRQYLADYQNKNRAGKVTLDNIRRILSSFFSWLEDENHILKSPVRRIHKIKAGQTVKETYSDEALESMRDNCASIRDLAIIDLLASTGMRVGEMVKLNRNDIDFANRECVVLGKGEKERPVYFDARAKIHLQNYLNSRPDDNSALFVSLIKPFNRLEISGVEIRLRELGKQLNIPKVHPHKFRRTLATRAIDKGMPIEQVQQLLGHQKIDTTLQYAMVSQNNVKLSHRKYIG is encoded by the coding sequence ATGAAAGAGGCTCTTATCATCGAAATCGAACAAGGCATGATCACGGTATTGGACAATGCCCAAATGGAACACCTGCATAAAGTCCTAATCCATTGCCTGTACAATGTCACCGTAACAAAAAATACTGGTAATCCGGTGCAGGAGGAACAGCCGAATGAGGTTATGCTTGATTCATTTCTCGCTTCCAAGCGTGTGGAGGGATGCTCTGAGAAGTCCCTGAAGTATTACCGCTCTACCATACAGAATATGCTGAATTCTGCCAGTAAAACGGTAAAACATATGACTACTGATGATTTGCGGCAATATCTTGCGGATTATCAAAACAAAAACCGTGCCGGAAAAGTGACACTTGATAATATCCGGCGTATCCTGTCCAGTTTCTTTTCATGGCTGGAGGATGAAAACCATATCCTCAAAAGCCCGGTACGGCGCATCCATAAGATAAAAGCGGGACAGACCGTCAAGGAAACGTACTCAGATGAAGCATTGGAATCGATGCGCGATAACTGTGCTTCAATTCGGGATTTAGCGATTATTGACCTGTTGGCTTCTACCGGGATGCGTGTTGGCGAGATGGTGAAGCTAAACCGGAATGATATCGATTTTGCAAACCGTGAGTGCGTTGTCCTTGGTAAAGGAGAAAAAGAACGGCCGGTGTACTTTGATGCGAGAGCGAAAATACATTTACAAAACTATCTTAACAGCCGGCCTGATGATAATTCAGCCCTATTCGTTTCATTGATAAAGCCATTTAATCGGCTCGAAATCAGTGGCGTAGAGATACGACTTCGAGAGCTGGGAAAGCAATTAAATATCCCAAAAGTACATCCACACAAATTCCGGCGTACCTTGGCTACAAGGGCAATTGATAAAGGAATGCCAATTGAACAGGTTCAGCAGCTTTTAGGCCATCAGAAAATTGATACCACCCTGCAATATGCGATGGTAAGCCAGAATAATGTAAAACTGTCGCACCGAAAGTATATCGGCTGA
- a CDS encoding restriction endonuclease subunit S, whose protein sequence is MTNPMGWEHGTIRDIVTEVKYGTSKPSVDGGSYPYLRMNNITFGGQLDITDMKYIDLPNNEIEKYIVRKGDVLFNRTNSKELVGKTCVFNLDEPMVIAGYIIRIRLNDKAIPIYLSTVLNSDYGKLTLNLMCKKIIGMANINAQELQDIAILIPPKDLQNAFAAFVHQVDKSKFSDRKWVETFAPSHTLLSDLIGKHQKIHLPE, encoded by the coding sequence GTGACTAACCCGATGGGGTGGGAGCATGGCACTATTCGAGATATTGTCACTGAAGTCAAGTATGGTACAAGTAAACCATCAGTAGATGGGGGGAGCTACCCATATTTACGAATGAACAATATAACCTTTGGAGGGCAACTCGATATAACCGATATGAAATACATAGATTTACCCAATAATGAGATTGAAAAATATATTGTTCGGAAAGGTGATGTCCTTTTTAACCGTACAAATAGCAAGGAACTGGTAGGAAAAACTTGTGTATTTAATCTTGATGAACCGATGGTTATTGCTGGCTATATTATCCGCATAAGACTCAATGATAAAGCTATCCCGATATACCTTTCCACTGTCCTCAATTCAGATTATGGTAAGTTAACTTTAAACTTGATGTGTAAGAAAATTATTGGTATGGCTAACATCAATGCTCAAGAGCTACAAGATATAGCGATACTAATACCGCCCAAAGACCTCCAAAACGCCTTCGCTGCCTTCGTCCACCAAGTCGACAAATCGAAATTTTCTGATCGGAAATGGGTGGAAACTTTTGCTCCCTCGCATACACTGCTGTCCGATTTAATCGGTAAGCATCAAAAAATCCATTTGCCTGAGTAA